AACGGAAATTACCGATTGATTACCAATGACAACCTCATCAATGCTAATTTCAGTAACGAGGAACGTCAGCAAACTTCTCATTTCCTGAATGTAGGATATTGGTTTAATAAAGAATTCAGGGTAGACTGGGAGAATTCTGTACACGACATTAAAAACTCTTCACAGCTTTTTACAACAAGAGATTACCGTCTAAATAATTTTGAAACCAAGCCTAAAGCAACGTATAAATTTACAGATGCCATACAGGCCGAATTATCTTCTGCATTCCGTCAGAAACAAAGACAGGATGGTGAAGAGCTTCTGAAAGCATTTGATGTTACCGGAACCATTCAATGGGAACGAAGAAAGACATCTATCCGTGGTAATTTCTCTTTTATCAGCAACAACTTTACCGGCAATAATTTCAGTATTGTAGGAAACCAAATGCTGGACGGATTGAAGCCTGGGAAAAATCAGGTATGGAGCGTATTTATTCAACAGGCGGTCAACTCTTTCATTCAATTGAACCTGAATTATGAAGGAAGAAACTCCGGTGACAGAACAATCCATATCGGAAGTATGCAGGTGAAAGCTAGCTTTTAAGAATGGAACATAGAGAATTGAAAATGTAAAATTGAAAGTGGAAAGTTGAAAATAAATAGGATATGGTATAAGAGTTTAGGTTTGTAAAGCTCTCCTATACCGGATATGGCCTTATTATGAGTCTCCATTATTAATTTTCCGTTTTCCATTTACACTGATAGATAATATCATATTTTCTTATGTTCAGAATTTTGTAAATTTGCACCATGATAAAAATAGGCAACATAGAACTGCCGGAATTTCCACTTTTGCTGGCTCCGATGGAAGATGTAAGTGATCCTCCCTTCAGACGTTTGTGTAAAATGCACGGTGCAGATTTAATGTACTCGGAATTTATTTCTTCCGAAGGCTTAATTCGTGATGCCATGAAGAGCCGTAAAAAACTGGATATTTTCGATTATGAAAGACCGGTTGGCATACAAATCTTTGGTGGAGACGAAGAGGCAATGGCCATGTCTGCAAAAATTGTTGAAACAGTAAATCCGGATCTGGTAGATATCAATTTTGGATGTCCTGTAAAAAAAGTTGTCTGCAAAGGAGCAGGAGCAGGAGTTTTGAAAGATATTGACCTTATGGTTCGTCTTACAAAAGCAGTTGTACGTTCTACTTCTTTGCCTGTAACCGTAAAAACTCGTTTAGGATGGGATAGTTCCAGTATTAATATTGACGAAGTAGCAGAACGTTTACAGGAAACAGGGATCAAAGCATTAACTATACATGCGAGAACCCGTGGACAGATGTATAAAGGAGAAGCAGACTGGGAGCATATTTCAAGAATAAAACAAAATCCTAATATTGAGATTCCAATTTTTGGAAACGGAGACATAGATTCTCCGGAAAAAGCATTGGCATACAAACAAAAATATGCTTGTGACGGAATCATGATCGGCCGTGCAGCAATTGGCTATCCATGGATATTTAATGAAATCAAACATTTCTTTAAAACAGGTGAGAATTTACCTGCCCCTGTCATAGCAGACCGATTACTTGCCGTACGCCAACACGCAGAATGGAGTGTTGAATGGAAAGGAGAAAAATTAGGACTTGTTGAAATGAGACAGCATTACAGCAATTATTTCAGAGGAGTTCCTCACTTTAAAGAATTCAGAAAAAGATTTCTTGAGGTATTTACTTTGGAAGAAATGGACAGCTTAATCAAAGAAACTCAGCAATTCTACGAAGAATATCAGGAACAGGTATAAAACAAAAAACCATCAATTGAATTGATGGTTTTTTTATGATTTGAAGATTGAATTTAATATCCTTCAGATGAAGATTTATCTTCAATAAGTGCTAGCGCTGAAGAGGTTCCTATTCTTTTCACTCCCATGCTGATCATTTTCTCGGCATCTTCAGGAGTTCTTACTCCACCTGCAGCTTTTACAGGAAGTTTCCCTGCGTTATCCAGCATGATTTTTATGCCCTCAAATGTTGCACCGTTAGGTTTCCCATCAGCTGTTGCATAGAATCCCGTAGAAGACTTTACAAAAATTTTGGATAAATCATTTTCCTGGAAGTTTTCCTCTGCCCAGCCAGAAATATTTTTGGTAAGATCTGCAATCTGCTCATTATTCAAAGCGGCAGTTTCAATAATCCACTTTGCAATTTTATGATGTTCCAAAGCAAGCTTTGTACACTTTACAAATTCATTTTTTATCAGTTCTCTACTTCCTGTAAGGTAAGCGTTATAATTAATAACAAAATCCAATTCATCTGCTCCATCTTCAATTGCTTTCGATGCTTCTGCAAGCTTCTCTTCAACCGAATACGTTCCTTCATGAAAACCTATTACAGTTCCCACTACCACATTTGAATTCCTTTCCTGGATATATTTCTTAATGTCTGCTACATAATCAGGGCGGATCATCACGGCAAAAATACCATTATCAATTGCTTCCTGGGCAAGTTCTTTATCTTTTTGAAGAGTTTCTTCGTGGGAAATACCTGATTGTTCTGGTGTTTTCAGGTAGGTTGAATCCAAATATTGTGCTATATTCATATTGTTATACTTTCAATTGTCTGTAAATACCTTGTTCCAAAGATATAAAAGTTTCTGTTCTTGTTACTCCTTTCAGCTTCTGAATCTTGCTAAGGATCTGCATCAGATGATCGTTATCTTTACAAAGAACTTTCAGGAATATGGTATAATTTCCTGTTGTATAATGAGCTTCTACCACCTCATTAATATCATGCAAAGACTTTACCACATCAGGATAATGACTTGGCTGATCCAGAAAAACGCCGATATATGAAGTTACTTTATATCCTATTTTTTTAGGATTAAGGAATGAAATAGAATTTTCAATAACTCCTGCATGCTCCAGTTTTTTAATTCTCTGATGTACCGCTGTTGTAGAAATTCCAACATTTTTTGAAATATGAGCTAAAGAAGTTTTAGCATTGTCCATTAACATATAGATTATTTCTTTATCAATAGAATCTAAATGGTAGCTTGTGTTGCTCGAATTTTTCATTTTGTAATTTTTTTTATTATTTATGTTTTTTTACTGTAAACTTTTAAATTTCACAAAAACCGGAAAATGATCACTATAGCCTCCTAAATACCGTGTTCCTGCATAAGTTCGGAAAGGCCGCCCTTCGAAGTTCCTGATTTTACTGCTGATTTTTTCAGAATTGAATATATGGGCATCCTGAAAAGCCAGTGTTTTATTATCAAGAAGAGATCTTGACATCATAATCTGATCATACAGCAATCCAGACTTAAAATGAAAAGTAGAATAATTTCTTGTAGAAAACAATTCTTGAAAAGGATTCATCAAAACCTTCTTGTGATCGTTATCAGAGAGAATTTGAACTAAATTTTCATCATCTGGATTTTCGTTAAAATCACCACACAATATGATATGTTCTTTATCAATATCCACAATTTTCATGATCCGTTCCCGGACCTCATTCAATATGAAGGCTCTTTTAGGTTTATTGATATCTTTTTCGCGCTTAGAGGGAAGATGAGCGACAAAGACATTAATAATTTCCCCTTTATATTTAATTTTCGAAAAAAGTACGTCCCTTGTTGTATCGTAATACCCTTTATTTTTATTTGTTATTTCAAAAAAGAAAGTAATGGTTTCAGAATCAATTACCTCTACTTTAGTCTTATCATATAACAAGGCGACATCCACCTTTCTTTCATCCATAGAATTATAATGTACAATTCCATATTCTGAGTTAAAAGGTTCCATCTCTACAAGATCTTCCAACACTTTCCTTCCGGAAACTTCTGCCAATCCAATTATAAACGGCAAAACACCGTTATCCTCCTTCATCAATTGAAATACATGTGATATTTTAAAAAGTTTATTTTTATATCTTTTTTCATCCCAATTTCTTAAACCTGACCGGGTAGGATCTAATTTATGGACAGGTTTCGGATCTGGTAAAAATAAGTTTTCGACGTTGTAAAAAGAGAATAGCTCCATCAACATTAATTTCTATACTTTAATTTATTATACTCTTTTCCAGCTGTAAATTTATTATTTTTTCTCAAGTTTTGTTAGTTTTCAATAATATCAAAAAAAATGAATTTGCATCAATGAATAATCCAAATATAATAAAAACAACCAATAAAACTAACAATATCAAACTAATTTTTCAATTATTATGGATTTTTGATATATAATTAAAAATTAAAAAATATTGAAAATTAAAAAAAAGAAAATAAAATTTTATAGTAAAAAAAAGAATGTTAATATTTTTCTTATTATTCACACTTGTTACAAATATTATTCCACTTTTAATTAAATTATCTTAAAAAAAGCGCTCAAATAGGTATAGAAACCTTTTTAAAGTAAATCAGGCCGTTTCTCCTGGGTAATCCTCACCGCTTCATCATGGCGCCACTCTTCAATCATTTTCAAATTTCCACTTAGTAGAATTTTAGGAACATCTAGTCCTTTATAGCTTTCAGGTCTTGTATAAATAGGCGGAGAAAGGAGGTCATCCTGAAAGCTGTCGGTAAGGGCACTCTGTTCATCATTTAAAACTCCGGGAAGCAGTCTTATAATAGAATCAGCAAGAACACATGCAGCCAGTTCACCACCAGTAAGAACATAATCTCCAATAGAAATTTCTTTTGTAACATGAAGGTCACGTACTCTCTGGTCTATTCCTTTGTAATGTCCGCAAATAAAGATTAGATTATCTTTTATAGAAAGAGAATTGGCTATTTTTTGGTTCAATGTAATCCCGTCCGGAGTCAGATAAATTACTTCATCATAGTTTCTTTGAGATTTAAGCTCTGAAATACACTTATCCAGAGGTTCAATCATCATTACCATTCCTGCACCGCCTCCATAAGGCTCATCGTCTATTTGTCTGTGTTTGTTGATTGCCCAATCTCTCAGCTGATGAAAATGTACTTCTGCCAGTCCTTTATCCATTGCTCTCTTCAAGATAGAAGTTTGAAACGGACTTTCCATCAATTCAGGAAGTACGCTTATTATGTCAATTCTCATTGTAATGTTCCGTTTTTCTTAGTAGGTATAATAATTAATCTCAAAGAAGAATCTTTGTTGATATAGCTCCACATCCAGTTGAAGAATATGGCAAGCTTATTTCTAACGCTCAAAATTAGCATTAAATGGAGAAACATCCAGAAATACCATGCAAGAAATCCCTGAAATTTTATAAATGGCAGATCCACAACAGCTCTATGCTTCCCTATAGTAGCCAGCGAGCCTTTGTCATCATACTCATATTCTTTCCATTCACTTTGGTTTTTCTTTAAAAGATTTTTACCTAAATTTTTTGCCTGATTAATTGCTACGTTGGCTACCTGTGGGTGGCCTTGTGCATATTTTGGAGTTTCCATATAGGCGATATCTCCGATGGCATAGATATTATCGTAGCCCTTTATTTTATTGTATCGATCTACAATGTATCTGTTTCTTACTAATTTATCTTCAGGAAAACCGGCAACCACATTTCCGGTAACGCCAGCAGCCCAGATAACATTATTGGAAGGTATTTCTTTTCCGCTTTTCAGATGAACCTTATCTCCGTCATAATCTGTAACGACCTCTCCGCTCAGGAAAGTTACTCCAAGGTCTTTAAGGTATTTTTCAGATTTATTCTGAGCTTCAGGGCTCATTACTGCCAATGGTTTCTCTGTGGAACTCACCAGAATAATTTTCAGGTGATCGAAATTCATATACGGATAATCCCTTGGAAGAATGTCTTTTTTCATTTCGGCAAAAGCACCGGCCAGTTCTACTCCGGTAGGACCGCTTCCTACGATAACAATATTCCAGTTTCCGTCGTCACTTCTGCTTTTCTCAATAATCAGTTTTTCAAAGGTCATTAAAACATGATTTCTTATACTGATGGCTTCCTGGGTATTTTTCATTCCGAAAGCTTTACCTTCAAGCTCTTTATTCCCGAAAAAATTAGTTTTACAGCCCGTTGCAATGATAAGTTTATCATAGGTAAACTCTGCTTCATCGGTAACTACCTTATTGTGAACGGGGTCAATCTCTTTAACATCCGTCATCCGGAACTGTGTATTTCTGGATTGCTGAAAAATCTTTCTGAAAGGGAAAGAAATGTTGGATGGTTCGATCCTTCCGGAAGCTACCTGATAAAAAAGCGGCTGAAACATATGATGGTTCATCCGATCCAGAACAATAACCTTTTTGTTCTTGTTATTCAACGTTTTTGCAAGTTGCAGCCCCGCAAATCCTCCTCCTATAATGATGATTTTTTCGCGTGTTTCCATAATACACAAATTTACTGATTTTATTTTAGCATTTCGTAATGAAAAAAGTTAGTTTTGCAAAACTTTATGACACCTAAAAAGTACACCAAAAAAACTGCCAAACAGATCCATAAGACCAGACGGAAGAACTATTTTTTCCGCAGATGGGTAATATTGGCAATCTTAATATTAGCTTTAATAGGGACCGGTTTTTACTTAAAACAGTCTGTCAGCTACTACTATGCTTTGTACTTCAATAAATTTAAGCATAAAAAGCTTCATAACAGTGAAAAAGAAGCATTAAGAATTCAGACCATTATCAGCAGCAATCTTGATAAGACTTATGGCTTTGACGTTTCCCATTATCAGAATAAAGAGGATATCAAATGGGACAGCCTTAGTATTGGAAACAAAACCATTCCGCTGGAATTCGTGGTGATGCGTGCTACAATGGGAAACCGAAATGCCGACAAACATTTTAATGAGTTTTGGGAGACTGCTAAAAAACATGATCTCATCCGTGGGGCCTACCACTTTTACAGGGCTGATGAAGACCCTATTATTCAGGCTAATAATTTCTTAGCCACAGTAAAGCTTGAAAGTGGTGACCTCCCTCCTATTTTAGATATTGAAAAAATACCAAGGCGCAAAAGCAATGAAAAGCTTGTGGAAGATCTGAAAATATGGTGTAAAATAGTAGAAGAAACCTACGGTGAAAAACCTATCATCTATACCTATTATCATTATTATAAAGACTTTCTGAAAGGCGAGTTTGATGGCTATCCGCTCTGGTTAGCCAATTACAATGATGTTCCGGCTCCTTCACCTGATGACCAATGGGATTTCTGGCAGTTCACCGAAAATGGTATCGTTCATGGAATCAATACGAAGGTTGATCTTGATATTTACAATGGAAATTCGTGGTCTTTGAAGAGACTTACACTGGATTGAGAATTGAAAGTGGGGAATTGAAAATTGAAAGTTAAGAGTGACAGGAAAGAAGAATAAGACAGAAGGTAGAAAACTGAAAGAAGGAAGTTGTTTCGTTGATAAGGAATGGTTTCTGTGGCTTTTCCTTCTTTTTTAAACTCGGTCTGATAATAATTCCTAACCTTCTTCTCCCAGCTTCCTTTCATTTCTATTTTTCACCAAGAAACTGCAGAATATCGGCATTTAATTCTTCTGCTTTTTCGAAAGGAATCATATGACTAGCATCTTTGTAGATCTTCGATTCTGCATGAGGAATTTCTTTTGCTATAAATTCTGTATGCTCAGGCTTGATAACATCTTTATCTCCTGCAATTATCAATACAGGGCTGGTAATTTTATTTAAATCCTTTTTGCTGATATTCGGTTCTGTGATCATTAGGTTCAAAAGCCTGATTTCATTGTACCTTCCCGGTTCATTCAGCATTTGTATGATATGCATCTGTTGTTTGAAATATGTAAACAGTTTCTCATCCACACCTTTAGGAAAGGCATTAGCTCCAATGGTAACCAGTTTATTAAGATTTTCCGGATACTTCAGGGCAAACTCAAGTCCGGTATTTCCTCCGTCACTCCATCCT
This genomic window from Chryseobacterium sp. MEBOG06 contains:
- the dusB gene encoding tRNA dihydrouridine synthase DusB — encoded protein: MIKIGNIELPEFPLLLAPMEDVSDPPFRRLCKMHGADLMYSEFISSEGLIRDAMKSRKKLDIFDYERPVGIQIFGGDEEAMAMSAKIVETVNPDLVDINFGCPVKKVVCKGAGAGVLKDIDLMVRLTKAVVRSTSLPVTVKTRLGWDSSSINIDEVAERLQETGIKALTIHARTRGQMYKGEADWEHISRIKQNPNIEIPIFGNGDIDSPEKALAYKQKYACDGIMIGRAAIGYPWIFNEIKHFFKTGENLPAPVIADRLLAVRQHAEWSVEWKGEKLGLVEMRQHYSNYFRGVPHFKEFRKRFLEVFTLEEMDSLIKETQQFYEEYQEQV
- the deoC gene encoding deoxyribose-phosphate aldolase, producing MNIAQYLDSTYLKTPEQSGISHEETLQKDKELAQEAIDNGIFAVMIRPDYVADIKKYIQERNSNVVVGTVIGFHEGTYSVEEKLAEASKAIEDGADELDFVINYNAYLTGSRELIKNEFVKCTKLALEHHKIAKWIIETAALNNEQIADLTKNISGWAEENFQENDLSKIFVKSSTGFYATADGKPNGATFEGIKIMLDNAGKLPVKAAGGVRTPEDAEKMISMGVKRIGTSSALALIEDKSSSEGY
- a CDS encoding Lrp/AsnC ligand binding domain-containing protein, yielding MKNSSNTSYHLDSIDKEIIYMLMDNAKTSLAHISKNVGISTTAVHQRIKKLEHAGVIENSISFLNPKKIGYKVTSYIGVFLDQPSHYPDVVKSLHDINEVVEAHYTTGNYTIFLKVLCKDNDHLMQILSKIQKLKGVTRTETFISLEQGIYRQLKV
- a CDS encoding endonuclease/exonuclease/phosphatase family protein encodes the protein MLMELFSFYNVENLFLPDPKPVHKLDPTRSGLRNWDEKRYKNKLFKISHVFQLMKEDNGVLPFIIGLAEVSGRKVLEDLVEMEPFNSEYGIVHYNSMDERKVDVALLYDKTKVEVIDSETITFFFEITNKNKGYYDTTRDVLFSKIKYKGEIINVFVAHLPSKREKDINKPKRAFILNEVRERIMKIVDIDKEHIILCGDFNENPDDENLVQILSDNDHKKVLMNPFQELFSTRNYSTFHFKSGLLYDQIMMSRSLLDNKTLAFQDAHIFNSEKISSKIRNFEGRPFRTYAGTRYLGGYSDHFPVFVKFKSLQ
- the trmD gene encoding tRNA (guanosine(37)-N1)-methyltransferase TrmD, with the protein product MRIDIISVLPELMESPFQTSILKRAMDKGLAEVHFHQLRDWAINKHRQIDDEPYGGGAGMVMMIEPLDKCISELKSQRNYDEVIYLTPDGITLNQKIANSLSIKDNLIFICGHYKGIDQRVRDLHVTKEISIGDYVLTGGELAACVLADSIIRLLPGVLNDEQSALTDSFQDDLLSPPIYTRPESYKGLDVPKILLSGNLKMIEEWRHDEAVRITQEKRPDLL
- a CDS encoding NAD(P)/FAD-dependent oxidoreductase, yielding METREKIIIIGGGFAGLQLAKTLNNKNKKVIVLDRMNHHMFQPLFYQVASGRIEPSNISFPFRKIFQQSRNTQFRMTDVKEIDPVHNKVVTDEAEFTYDKLIIATGCKTNFFGNKELEGKAFGMKNTQEAISIRNHVLMTFEKLIIEKSRSDDGNWNIVIVGSGPTGVELAGAFAEMKKDILPRDYPYMNFDHLKIILVSSTEKPLAVMSPEAQNKSEKYLKDLGVTFLSGEVVTDYDGDKVHLKSGKEIPSNNVIWAAGVTGNVVAGFPEDKLVRNRYIVDRYNKIKGYDNIYAIGDIAYMETPKYAQGHPQVANVAINQAKNLGKNLLKKNQSEWKEYEYDDKGSLATIGKHRAVVDLPFIKFQGFLAWYFWMFLHLMLILSVRNKLAIFFNWMWSYINKDSSLRLIIIPTKKNGTLQ
- a CDS encoding glycoside hydrolase family 25 protein, which encodes MTPKKYTKKTAKQIHKTRRKNYFFRRWVILAILILALIGTGFYLKQSVSYYYALYFNKFKHKKLHNSEKEALRIQTIISSNLDKTYGFDVSHYQNKEDIKWDSLSIGNKTIPLEFVVMRATMGNRNADKHFNEFWETAKKHDLIRGAYHFYRADEDPIIQANNFLATVKLESGDLPPILDIEKIPRRKSNEKLVEDLKIWCKIVEETYGEKPIIYTYYHYYKDFLKGEFDGYPLWLANYNDVPAPSPDDQWDFWQFTENGIVHGINTKVDLDIYNGNSWSLKRLTLD